The genomic window AGGTGCGCCTGAGAGCTAAGGACAGAGCTTTGTGGTCATGGAACTTCCTGCCAGGCTGACGTGTTCAAAGCTAACCAGGTTTTGTTTGAGACAAAGGGTGCTTTCTTTCAGTAGGCTTGTCTGATCACGAATGTGATCCTTCCTGACCGAAACCCATAGAAATACGTCTCTGGAGTTATTTCAACTTGCTGTACACTGTAATTTCTAGCGAGACGAAAACACGGGACTCAGATACGGtttctttacagaaaacaaagacCCAGTGTAAATAAGTGCCAGTTCCCTTTAGAAGACTGAGTGGCTCTGAAAAGAGCCTTTGGGGTGTGGACCGAGCCTTACCGATTGCTCTGCAGCCGGCGGGCTCACTTTGCGCTGGTGTACTTGGTGACGGCCTTGGTGCCCTCGGACACGGCGTGCTTGGCCAGCTCCCCGGGCAGCAGCAGGCGCACGGCCGTCTGGATCTCCCGGGACGTGATGGTCGAGCGCTTGTTGTAATGCGCCAGGCGCGACGCCTCGCCCGCGATGCGCTCGAAGATGTCGTTCACGAACGAGTTCATGATGCCCATGGCCTTGGACGAGATGCCGGTGTCGGGGTGCACCTGCTTCAGCACCTTGTACACGTACACCGAGTAGCTCTCCTTGCGGCTGCGCTTGCGCTTCTTGCCGTCCTTCTTCTGCGCCTTGGTCACCGCCTTCTTCGAGCCCTTCTTCGGGGCCGGGGCGGACTTGGCTGGCTCAGGCATGGCCGGGAATCACTGTTAAAGgacttgaaaacagaaagaaggagtACGAGGCTCTAAGTGTCCTTTTTAATCCACAGCTTCTTAAACAAAGGAGGCACTGGACGAAATCCTGTAGCTAATTGGCGAGTTCTGCAAACGTCACGTATTAATTTCGTTCAATCAAAGTAAGTGTATTTGAAAACCAGCATCCCATTGGTTACAGCGAAACTGTAATTTTAGCCAatgggatagttttctttttgCGCCCATTAGAGACTATAAATACGGTAGCTCTGGCTCAGTCCATGCTGAGCGTATTCTGGTTTGTGACGTTTTCTCCGTCATGTCTGGACGCGGCAAGCAGGGCGGCAAGGCTCGCGCCAAGGCCAAGACGCGCTCGTCGCGGGCCGGGCTGCAGTTCCCGGTGGGCCGCGTGCACCGCCTGCTCCGCAAGGGCAACTACGCCGAGCGGGTCGGGGCCGGCGCGCCGGTGTACCTGGCGGCCGTGCTGGAGTACCTGACGGCCGAGATCCTGGAGCTGGCGGGCAACGCGGCCCGCGACAACAAGAAGACGCGCATCATCCCGCGCCACCTGCAGCTGGCCATCCGCAACGACGAGGAGCTCAACAAGCTGCTGGGCCGCGTCACCATCGCGCAGGGCGGCGTCCTGCCCAACATCCAGGCCGTGCTGCTGCCCAAGAAGACCGAGAGCCACCACAAGGCCAAGGGCAAGTAGAAATATGGCCTAGTCTGGAGCTCAGGTCTCCTGTCCAAACCAAAAGGCTCTTTTTAGAGCCATCCACTTAATCAAGGAAAAGAGCTGTGCCTCACTTTCTGTCATTGGGACAGCAGGTGTTGAATAGTGGCAAatcctgttaaaaagaaaatttataggcCTGTCAATCGACCCAAGAGTCCTTGAATTAAAAAGAAGTCACCTTGCCAAAAAAGACAAACCTTTGCCCTAAGGAACCCATGAGCGGAAAACTTGGGTGTCCTTGATTCTTCCCGCAGGATGGGATGTCCATGTGGAACCCAAACTTGGCAGCCTGTGACTTTGGCCTATCCTTCCCTCTTCTAATTCAATGGAATCCTCCTGAAAAAGACTCCCCCCTCCTATATGTCCTGCATTAGTCCTGCAGGCCGGTGGACTCCTTGTTTGAAATAACTTCAGGCAGACAATGCATTTCATAATTGTACACAGGTGAAGTAAAGACGGCAAGGAAACATCGGGGAGACCATGTGCCTTTGCAACAGACGTGAGAGGTGGACGTTGTAAGTCAGATTTTCACCTTAACTATACTGGCACCCAATGAGTCCCAGTGCCTATTCTGGCTGTTCTCGGCCACCAGCACACCCTTATCACCAAGTCAGAAGCTGGAGGGCGTCTTCCATTCCTCTCCACGAAGTACACCTCCGCCAATGTTTAGTTTTTCCTCACGAAGATCTTctaataaaattaagtttctatGCCGCTTCTAGTCTATGTGAATTAGTTCATTTCCTGGGTCTCTTGAAAGGTGTGTATGTCCTATCGTGAAATCTGAACTGCAGTCACAGGCAAAAACCCCCTAGAATCCGTGAACACAGCAATCCCAGATAGGAGGGAAATGTCACCTTTAAAAGCGTTTCTTTCAAAGTTACGATTATTCGATGTCAAAGGACCCACATCCTGATTTCAGTGAATCTGATTATTCAGTTGTTTCCTCTTAAAAAGTCACCTGCATTAATCAAATTTGTAAATTTTGAACAGCTATTTCTCTTAGCATTGGAAACGTCAAATAGAATAAGTTAACACAGCTCCAAGGAAGGCCTAGGAGTTCTTTCCATGTTTAATCATAAAATACGCTGTTTTGATGATTGATGTGGCTTTTGTGACAAGGTTCAGAACAAATCTCCCAGCATGAGACACTTTGACGAGTGGAGTTTTATGAGCTGAAGACAATTAGGCCCAAAATACTCAGGTAGACTTTTTACCACCCCCTCTACTGCCTACAAGGATGTGACTGGGCCtgggccaggaagagagctatcaccaGAGGTAAGTACGAAGTGTGAGCTAGGTCCAATGAGCTGTGGGGAGCTCACAGGACCTGATCAaatttctccctgtctccttgtCTCCACAAGGCCTGGCAAACTTTTGTTTACTGAACATCCTCTCCCCATGTTCCTGTGAACAGTCTTCCCTTTGAAGCCCAGACCTCTGCCCCCTTCTTAGCTCAATAGCATTCAAGCCTCAACTGCCTGACTGTGGGAGAGGCTCACCAGTCTTGGTGGGACTCCTGCATgtacaaaattaaatgttttcctcTTGTTCATCTGTCCTCTGTCAACTTCATTGTTAGACCAGCCAGAGAacctagaaggaaagaaaggacaagTTTTGTCCGCCCTTAACAGATCAAATCGCTAGTAATTGCTTTCTTGCATTGTTTGTATTTCTCACAAGAACGACTACATTGttaaattgttattaaaattatgttattcGCATGGTTTTGATTTATCAAACCAAGGAACCCATAATCAAATAATtggcaaataaatacacatttttgttttaagtaaaatatattcaagCGTGATACACTATTGCTTATAATTCCATGTTAACTGAGTTTTTTGTTAGTTGCCTATAGCTCCAAGGTCATTGGATAAAGTGCGTActattgatgagggagcatgaggaCGACTGagaggcaaagcacaagctagcacacacccccgccccaggtgggacatgtgtgatattcctcagacacccCTGACCGCCCAAGAACGAAGGAAAGGGGTGTCAGCGCTGGCCATGGTgctgtgggaaactaaggcaaatgaaaacttaaattcccttactgcctacagccattggcaagtccttgaaaccagcagagtgacctccctctaggagttCAGCTGCCTCCATGATGGCACTTTGCTGGGGGAAAAAGGGAACCTTGGCTTTACATTATCCCAACTTTAAGGATCTTGTAagtttatctcaactgccccaagatatatgctggtaatcctactccaagcttatggccccccaTAAGAGACCCCCATAcatctaaagggtctcatgactgaggttttactaaatgaTAATAAATGGCGTTCCCTTAGCAACAGCTaccccctcaaggtcctggaaactttgcttccaaaataccttagagacttactctaccTGTCAGGACAGCTCTTCCTGCCcggggtcctgtccctgtgctttaataaaatcacctttttgcacccaAGACGTCTTCAacattctttcttggccatcgtcTCTGGATGCcactaccccccccaccccaaaacttcatcactattattatttatataatcaaaaaaaattaaaaacttctttctaaaaaatagaacaaaacctTCAAAAACTCTTGATGAAATAACTCAGATATTTGTAATTGCAATCAGATCCAGAAGGACTGATGACAACTTCATAGTTTATACTGTAAAATCATTTTCATAGGAGGTAAAGTTCAATTTTAGTGGCAGAACATTTATGGAAACTTTTATTAAgcaattgaagtataattgacacagaGGAAAGCAGTGTTTAAGCTTTCTTTCTGGCGTTGGTCTCTCCATTAATTTCTATCTCTGCAGATTCTGAAAGCACCTCTTCCCGTGTTAGATTTCCCGTGTATCTCACCCATCAGTTTACAAAGTCCCTTAGAGTGGAGACTgggttttattcatatttgtgtCTTCCTAAACACAAATGACACAATGACAACCCCAcaaaatatagtcaataaattgtgtcaattttataataataaaaatccttaTAACATAGGTACGtggtataaaataaaagcaaaaaacaacaaaaaaaaaagagagatggaaaggtaaataaaaaagagatcCCATGGAGGAACTGGAGTCAATCTAAGTGGAGGCAGCGTAAAGATGAGACGGGTCCAAGGAGCAAAGACCAGTCGGAAAGACGTAAATTGCCTTTTTCAGTTCATGGTATTTATCTGGAAAGAGGCTGTACTTGATcggcctcctgcctcctcccccaatCTACCAACAATctcacatttaaataaatgctacTGCTGTCGATGAATATGAGTTACGTGGTGGAATAATGAAACAGCTCAAGTGATCAGGGGCCCCAGCAGCTTGGAGGAAGGCAGGGATGCAGGCTGGGGCGCGAACACCAAGGGCAGAGAATTAGGGATCCGCCAACCAGTACAAACTTCTGAGGCTTCAGTGACTTTCCCCTAGGGTTGCTTTTGTGTGGTTTTTATAAATCTCTCGGCTTCCAGATTTTTCTATATGCTTACTATTGAAGTTGTCTACATGAAAATATTGGTTTTCCTGGTGCAGTGGTAGCATCTCAAGAGACAGGGCTTTGGTGAAGAGGGAGTAGCAATGGACCCTCTGCTGCGATCATCCTTCACTTACATTTTTAGCTGTTAAAACACTGATTAGAAGTTAGttcaaaacaggggcgcctgggtgactcggttaagcatctgacttcagctcaggtcatgagctcacagctcgtgggtttgagccctgcgtcgggctctgtgctgacagctcagagcctggagcctgcttcagattctgtctccctctctctctgcccctcccccactcatgctctgtctctctctctctctctctctcttaaaaataaacattaaaaaaattttaaaaaagaagttatttcaaAACAGAATACTTGATGAagatgtacatacatatatagaaatgaaaacagaggaaaaaagtaacatgttcattttgtttagggtaataactattaaaaatatattttgaccaAAATAAATGTCCATAAAAAATCTTTTGAGGGACAGCAGATTTCTCCAGCCCAAAATATATCTCTTTGAcctaaggattattttgagctaacaGCAATCAAAACCTAGCAGATTCAGGAAAACCTCTTATGTTCCTCCTTAcctgcctaaatttacattggaaagggGGCCTGTACCAGGAAAAGGTACTACCAGAgataccttttattattttattttattttttgagagatattttTATCCTGGGAAATGTATCTGCATGACAGGGCAACCTTTATTTTCCAAacaccttctctctccttcctgtgaatggtcttccttccttttaaaccT from Neofelis nebulosa isolate mNeoNeb1 chromosome 6, mNeoNeb1.pri, whole genome shotgun sequence includes these protein-coding regions:
- the LOC131513622 gene encoding histone H2A type 1-H-like, giving the protein MSGRGKQGGKARAKAKTRSSRAGLQFPVGRVHRLLRKGNYAERVGAGAPVYLAAVLEYLTAEILELAGNAARDNKKTRIIPRHLQLAIRNDEELNKLLGRVTIAQGGVLPNIQAVLLPKKTESHHKAKGEVKTARKHRGDHVPLQQT
- the LOC131513629 gene encoding histone H2B type 1-K, translating into MPEPAKSAPAPKKGSKKAVTKAQKKDGKKRKRSRKESYSVYVYKVLKQVHPDTGISSKAMGIMNSFVNDIFERIAGEASRLAHYNKRSTITSREIQTAVRLLLPGELAKHAVSEGTKAVTKYTSAK